GTCCTCGAAGCGGACGTTCCCAGCTTCTATTCTGTTCGCTTTGAGCGCTTCAATGAGTGCTGAAAGGGAGTATGAGGATTTGAACAGCGGATTCCACTCTTCCTCGTCATCGTCAAATACCTCTATGTCGGTTTCTGGTTTGAAGTAGATGGGTCGATTGGCGTTGGCAAATTCGAGAAGTGAGACTGACACCATTCTTACTGATGGCTGACTGACTCTCGGATTAAATAGATGTACCTCTCAATCGAGGGGCACAACAGGGGTATTATTCTATAGGTGGACTGCTAAACTGCGACAACTAGTATGCCGTTCTTGGCCCTCCACGACGGTACCGATGTTATCCCGAATCAGGTACAGAAAGGGGATCTCCTCGAGTGCCCGAAGTGCGGCGATCAATTAAAAATTCGCGACTCCCATCGCCGGAAGGGGTCGTTCGTCGCGCGGCATTTCTACCACGCTGCTGAAGAGGAGACGGACTGTGGCGGTGAATCTCCACCTCATTTGCGGATGAAGTCAATCGCGTATTCGAAGCTCACGACCGAGTATCCCGACGCTACAATAGGACTAGAACAGCAGCTGGGTGACCGGCGTGCCGATATTCTCGTTGAGTTTCCACAGCCTCGATTCCCTGAAGGCCGGGGCATCGGCGTCGAAGTACAGCACAAACACGAGGACAAGGATGTCGACGCAGTAACCGCTGAGTATCTTGCTGCAGAGTACAGCGTCCTCTGGTTGGGAGAAGAGGACTTCTCCGGATTCAACGTCGATCTCTCTGGCATTCTCCCGACCTGGCCTCACGCGGTCCAACACGACTTCAGCGACGGGTATCACGGCGTCATCCACTGGCTCCGACAATCAAAGCCAGCCAATCCCTCGATGGACGTCGTCCTGCCGCGAGAATATCTAGCTGAACACAGCGAGGGGCTTCGTCGAGCATGGGAGTACGGGAAGTTCGATCAGGGAGGGCAATCGGACTGGAACGATCTCGGATTCTGGTGGTTGAGTGCCTCGTATGACCCATACCAGAAGTGGTTCAAACTCACCGAAACGCCTGACGGGCGGACGATGCTTCAGCTCGGGAAGCAGGTCCGCGGTACTGAACACGTGCTCGCTCCAGTTCAGACTGAACACTCTCGGAATCGGGGGAAGGTTCACAGCTTGGCTTACGAGGTTGATTCAGCAGATACCTCCGCTGGCGAATGGGCAGATATCGAAAAGGCGTGGCTGGAAACCGGCTTACAGAGCACTTCGGTTATCTTCAAGCTCGTTGCAACTCCGAGCGGGGAGCTCGCTCTTTCGCTGGGAAAGTACAAGGAACACAGCGACGATGGCGAGTTCATTACCGTCTCTACCGAGTTCAAGCGTAATCTCAAAGAGAGTCTCCACGAACTCGCTAACCTTCTGGGGTGACCTGACTCGGCCCGGAAACCCGCCCACAACGGTAAATGGACGGACTACAAACAGCAGTTAATAATGTCGGACGAGGTTGACGATTTGTATGATAAGTACATCGACTACGATGGCAGAGATCTCGATACTCGGAATGTCGGTGATGGGAAAGTAGTTCGGCCGATTACGGCCGAGAATTTCGAGATGGAGAAACGGACTCTGGGGGAGGTTCTCACCGATCAGAAGTTCAACGTACCAGAGTACCAGCGACTGTACTCGTGGAAGAACATCCACCACGAACAGTATTGGTCGGACATCGAGCAGTTCGTTAATGCCGACTTGGTCGCTGACCGACGCGAAGTTTCTGACGTGTTCTTCAGCTCGATGTACTTCGCTGTCAACGACGACAAACAGGTGTATGAGGTCATAGACGGCCAACAGCGGCTGACGACGACACACCTGCTGTTGCGCGTCCTTATGGAGCACCTCGAGGACGTCGATCCAGCCTCTATCGAGGACGATACCCTGGCGGAGTTCCGGGACTACGGGATCGGGCGAATCACCGATATCCTCTATGTGGAGGAGTCGTTCGGCAAACGTGAGCCCCGGCTCACGCTGAACAAACACGACGCTGAATTTTTCAAAGCCCTCATGATGGGGCCCTCCGCCCAGGTGGACTACCTCAAGAACGAGGCCGACTTCAGCATTCACGGGAACAACAGCGATGCGGTGCAAGTCTCGGAGTGTCTGGACCGGTTCGGCACTACGGACGATGACCTCGCGGACTTGGATACTGACTCGCTCTCCTCGGGGGCGTTCTTCAAACTGTACCGCTCACACCGGCGGTTGTTGAACGCTTACGAGTTCTACGACAAGAAGATTAGCGGCGTCGTCGCCGACGCCGACACGCCGGACGAGTCGGTGCGAGCGCTCGTGAATATCCTTAACTACGTCTACAACTCCTACCACGTCGGGGAGTACCTGATTCGAGAGGCGGAGTCGGACTTCCGGATGCAGATCTTCGAGATTTTGAACGACCGCGGCGTCGATCTGACGAAGATCGACCGTATCAGGGCGGCGGTCGTGAACGCGTTCTTCGATACCGACGTGAAAGACGAGTACGTCGACAAGTGGGAGGACATCGTGGTGGCGTTCGCAACCGATGGTGATGCCATCGACGACTACCTCTCGATCTATCTGAGTATCGTCGACGATGGCATCGACAGGATTGGTGACGCGAGCGCCGAACTGACCAACGCCTTCGACACGCGGAACATCGACTCGGATGTCGTCCCGCGGCTTCGGAATCTCGATGAAGCGAAGGCTTTCCTCGACTACGCGCACGACCTCGTCGACTACTATCAAGATATCACGACCACGGAGCTCGCCGCTGACGATCTTGAGTTAGCCAGTCACCGAGAGCAGTGTCGGGAAATCCTTGTTCGCCTCAATAACCAACAGATGGACCAGTGGCGGCCATTCGTCCTGGCGCTCTACTATCACACCAATCCTGAATCGGAACGGGATGCAGCACAGTTCCACTGCGTACTAGAGACCATCGAGAAACTCAACCTGCGACGCCTCCTCATCTCTGAACGTCCGAGTATTTTCCGCGAGGTCTTCATCGAGGCCGTCGAGGAGTTCAATCTCGCACCAACTGCCGACGCCACTCCAGATAGTGTATACGAGACTTCTCGAGAGTACCTCATCACCGAGATGCGTTCCTCTACGCCGACGCTGTTCGGCGATCGGTTCGTCGATACGGTCGTCCAGACGCAGTCCTGGAGTACCGGAACGGCGCGACTGCTCTTCGGGAAGATCGCCCAG
This genomic interval from Halobacterium zhouii contains the following:
- a CDS encoding DUF262 domain-containing protein, which codes for MSDEVDDLYDKYIDYDGRDLDTRNVGDGKVVRPITAENFEMEKRTLGEVLTDQKFNVPEYQRLYSWKNIHHEQYWSDIEQFVNADLVADRREVSDVFFSSMYFAVNDDKQVYEVIDGQQRLTTTHLLLRVLMEHLEDVDPASIEDDTLAEFRDYGIGRITDILYVEESFGKREPRLTLNKHDAEFFKALMMGPSAQVDYLKNEADFSIHGNNSDAVQVSECLDRFGTTDDDLADLDTDSLSSGAFFKLYRSHRRLLNAYEFYDKKISGVVADADTPDESVRALVNILNYVYNSYHVGEYLIREAESDFRMQIFEILNDRGVDLTKIDRIRAAVVNAFFDTDVKDEYVDKWEDIVVAFATDGDAIDDYLSIYLSIVDDGIDRIGDASAELTNAFDTRNIDSDVVPRLRNLDEAKAFLDYAHDLVDYYQDITTTELAADDLELASHREQCREILVRLNNQQMDQWRPFVLALYYHTNPESERDAAQFHCVLETIEKLNLRRLLISERPSIFREVFIEAVEEFNLAPTADATPDSVYETSREYLITEMRSSTPTLFGDRFVDTVVQTQSWSTGTARLLFGKIAQDHFDDSSRAVERDLNMGNIHLEHVLPQTPVSDPEDPTWLREFFKLDSEPDIEIASEIERYIELVQRSDLDEEEERLKDNISEFITQGFIDDIGNFLLLRDTDNIGASNRPLAEKMTQYYSEIDGFASIYPNRYFTAEYGNVDRDSLDKLREQHDGGDVSNVDADVVAYFNSFWTYETLQDRRIELLLDILSTLRFDSFEDEFGIESDQDEVRHEIRGKTDQEFEKRLSVRSL